A region from the Flavobacteriales bacterium genome encodes:
- a CDS encoding T9SS type A sorting domain-containing protein — MRKRYLFLLACCLTATVLQAQQLPNASFESWTNASGAKDRPTDWNQLNSTLPSPLDLFVGQTCFKTTPGYNSATCVKLVTATAPAPQNEANGILTTGTIDYVAMTVTGGLAYPYRPDSLVGYYQCNPATGDNGTVEMTLLATNGDTVGRALFSTPGTAVSTWTRFSAPFIYSLSQVPDLGVALASSSNGYNAVLNSELWVDELSIVINPQSVNENNEKTISVLYHNNGILIDLSSAKGNISQFSLFDLQGKEILSKSISNGSVQFISAELSTGVYYYRWSNQDKSQSGKLAISNH, encoded by the coding sequence ATGAGAAAACGTTACTTATTCCTATTGGCTTGTTGTTTAACAGCCACTGTATTACAAGCCCAACAGCTGCCCAATGCCAGTTTCGAAAGCTGGACCAATGCATCCGGAGCTAAGGATCGTCCCACCGATTGGAATCAATTGAATTCAACACTTCCTTCGCCTCTGGATTTGTTTGTTGGTCAAACCTGCTTTAAAACCACACCGGGATACAACAGCGCCACTTGTGTTAAACTAGTCACAGCCACCGCCCCTGCGCCCCAAAATGAAGCGAATGGGATTTTAACTACAGGTACTATCGACTATGTTGCCATGACTGTTACCGGAGGACTCGCCTATCCGTATCGTCCTGACTCTTTAGTGGGGTACTACCAATGTAATCCTGCCACAGGAGATAATGGCACGGTAGAAATGACCTTATTGGCCACCAATGGTGATACAGTAGGGAGAGCATTATTTTCTACACCCGGAACAGCAGTGAGTACATGGACGCGTTTTTCAGCTCCGTTTATTTATTCCCTGTCGCAGGTTCCTGATCTTGGTGTTGCATTAGCCTCTTCTTCCAACGGATACAACGCCGTATTAAATTCAGAATTATGGGTGGATGAATTAAGTATCGTCATTAATCCCCAGAGTGTAAATGAAAACAATGAAAAAACAATTTCTGTTTTATATCACAACAATGGGATTTTAATTGATTTATCCTCCGCAAAAGGAAATATTAGTCAGTTTAGTTTATTTGACTTACAAGGAAAGGAAATCCTCAGTAAATCCATTTCCAATGGTAGTGTTCAATTTATTTCAGCGGAACTTTCTACCGGAGTGTATTATTACAGATGGAGCAACCAGGATAAATCTCAATCCGGAAAATTAGCCATTAGCAATCATTGA
- a CDS encoding universal stress protein — protein MEQKILVAVDFTEVSHNAIDAALDIADPAKDTVLLLHIIASESDRAEAEYKMKSLVDSHTHSGVKISTLVVEGSVLKDIGKIAESAAATLVIFGTHGVHGFQKMFGSNALKVVSHTKVPLLIVQKKVSLKSPKHIVMTIDLERDSVQVVKAAASLAERFKSKIHLVAGRHEDPQFKSMVSVNLNVCKEYLTRVHVDHEVHLLEREHFVDHLFQLCHDIHAELLAATYYPDTINLFSAKFVEGLVNNRMGIPVITIDAENTGAGSQFSFIAV, from the coding sequence ATGGAACAGAAAATTTTAGTGGCCGTAGATTTTACCGAAGTCAGTCATAATGCAATCGACGCAGCTTTGGATATTGCAGATCCTGCAAAAGATACGGTACTCCTATTGCATATTATTGCTTCCGAATCTGATCGGGCGGAGGCCGAATACAAAATGAAGTCACTGGTGGATAGCCACACCCACTCAGGTGTAAAAATATCTACGCTGGTAGTTGAAGGAAGTGTACTTAAAGATATAGGAAAGATAGCAGAATCTGCTGCTGCCACATTGGTGATTTTCGGAACGCATGGGGTGCATGGATTTCAAAAAATGTTTGGATCGAATGCATTAAAAGTTGTTTCTCATACCAAAGTTCCCTTGCTCATTGTACAGAAAAAAGTGAGTTTGAAATCGCCTAAACATATTGTTATGACGATTGATTTGGAAAGGGACAGTGTTCAGGTGGTAAAAGCGGCAGCTTCATTGGCTGAGCGTTTCAAATCTAAAATTCACCTGGTGGCGGGGCGACATGAAGATCCGCAATTTAAATCGATGGTATCGGTGAATCTGAATGTTTGTAAAGAGTATTTAACCCGTGTTCATGTTGATCATGAAGTCCACCTCCTCGAACGCGAACATTTCGTTGATCACCTTTTTCAATTGTGTCACGATATCCACGCAGAACTTCTTGCGGCAACTTATTATCCGGATACCATTAATTTGTTTTCTGCAAAATTTGTGGAAGGTCTGGTGAATAACCGAATGGGAATTCCTGTAATTACCATTGACGCAGAAAATACCGGTGCCGGATCACAATTTAGTTTTATTGCGGTTTAA
- a CDS encoding (deoxy)nucleoside triphosphate pyrophosphohydrolase yields the protein MITVVCAIIHSEGKILCAQRSEKMAMPLKWEFPGGKLEKGEHAVDGLVREIREELGIDILVQAPLTPVSHLYPNGLHIELIPFLCKPLTIQFQVLEHQQIVWVGKADLMALDWAEADVPIVRELLNLNHFAKD from the coding sequence GTGATTACTGTTGTTTGTGCCATAATTCATTCCGAGGGTAAGATCCTATGCGCACAACGTTCCGAAAAAATGGCCATGCCATTAAAATGGGAATTTCCCGGTGGTAAACTTGAAAAGGGAGAGCATGCTGTGGATGGGTTAGTGCGGGAAATCCGTGAAGAATTAGGAATAGATATTTTAGTTCAAGCACCACTTACACCTGTAAGCCACCTTTATCCTAACGGACTCCATATCGAATTGATTCCTTTTTTATGTAAACCTTTAACCATCCAATTCCAGGTGCTGGAACATCAACAAATAGTATGGGTAGGAAAAGCGGATCTAATGGCACTGGATTGGGCTGAAGCGGATGTTCCGATTGTCCGGGAACTCCTTAATTTAAATCATTTTGCTAAGGATTAA
- a CDS encoding TonB-dependent receptor — protein MLRKIAILPTFLLAFSFLISATAFAQTGIVKGKILDAENKQALPGANFLVLENLKGAAANLDGEYLLELPVGNYHAVFSFTGMQNDTLEFIIEADKIITLNVELIPEDQMLDLVVVAAGKFEQNIEDLTVSMEIIKPQLVENKNTTSIETALEQTPGLTILDQEPQIRGGSGFTFGVGSRVAVVVDGMPMLSGDAGRPEWGFIPVENLDQIEVIKGASSVLYGSSALSGVINIRTAWPTTEPQTKINYTTGFYSKPEIAGAKWWDKAPLYGGINFFHSRIIKQNLDLVTGGNFFYDHGYIGPPKTDPGVTDTLTNFSEKDLQKLRGRFNFNLRYRSKKIEGLNFGLSGNGMISHTNFALAWLDDSANIYRAYPGAISLQQQKIFNLDPFIQYANGKGIKHSLRTRLFYNDNTISNNQSNNSKLFYGEYQFQRQFPWISDFNFTAGVVSTYAHSNAQIYSGGGSPKNSLINIAGYSQFDKKMWKILNLSAGFRMEYFEMNKTESVVKPIFRAGLNLRVMKATWLRYSYGQGFRFPTITERYILLNTGTFGVFPNPHLNPETSTAYEVGIKQGFKFKKFMGYFDLAGFHQEYQNTIEYLFGLWDVTVAPAGFKFLNTGNTRVRGIDISMMGKAEIKKDIEITFLGGYTYVVPLAMQKDYVYAYDNAPGGAQALSYNTTSMDSTQGILKYRFQHTAKIDLDLKWKKFSCGYSARLYSSMKNVDKALETLELLTAALPYYQDILITDYWKNHQGANLIHDARIGYEITKQHRISIVANNLLNKSYMLRPMKIESPRTLAVQWIWKW, from the coding sequence TTGCTTCGGAAAATCGCTATACTGCCAACGTTTCTTCTTGCCTTTTCCTTTTTAATTTCGGCAACTGCATTTGCGCAAACCGGAATTGTAAAAGGGAAAATTCTTGATGCTGAAAACAAACAAGCCTTACCGGGAGCAAATTTTCTTGTATTGGAAAACCTGAAAGGTGCAGCGGCAAATCTGGATGGCGAATATTTGCTGGAATTGCCTGTAGGAAATTATCATGCTGTTTTTTCATTTACAGGAATGCAAAATGATACACTTGAATTTATTATTGAAGCCGATAAAATCATCACCCTGAATGTGGAATTAATTCCTGAAGATCAGATGCTGGATCTGGTGGTTGTTGCCGCAGGAAAATTTGAGCAGAACATCGAAGATCTAACAGTATCGATGGAAATTATTAAACCCCAGTTAGTCGAAAATAAAAACACCACTTCCATTGAAACGGCATTGGAACAAACGCCCGGATTAACCATTCTCGACCAGGAACCTCAGATTCGTGGGGGGAGTGGATTTACATTTGGAGTTGGGAGTCGCGTTGCGGTGGTGGTTGACGGAATGCCGATGTTAAGCGGAGATGCGGGTCGGCCCGAATGGGGATTTATCCCTGTAGAAAATCTGGATCAGATCGAAGTGATAAAAGGGGCCTCATCGGTGCTTTACGGATCATCGGCATTGAGTGGAGTCATTAATATCCGCACTGCATGGCCAACTACCGAACCACAAACGAAAATTAATTACACTACGGGATTTTACAGTAAACCTGAAATTGCAGGAGCAAAATGGTGGGACAAGGCACCTCTTTATGGAGGAATTAATTTTTTCCATTCCCGCATCATCAAACAAAATCTTGATTTGGTAACCGGAGGAAATTTCTTTTATGATCACGGATATATTGGTCCCCCAAAAACCGACCCCGGAGTTACCGATACCTTAACCAACTTCAGCGAAAAAGATCTACAAAAATTAAGAGGACGTTTTAATTTCAATTTGCGTTACCGCTCAAAAAAAATTGAAGGACTAAATTTTGGTCTGTCCGGCAACGGAATGATTTCCCATACCAATTTCGCTCTGGCCTGGCTCGACGACAGCGCTAATATTTACCGTGCGTACCCCGGTGCCATTTCATTGCAGCAACAAAAAATTTTTAATCTCGATCCGTTCATTCAATACGCCAATGGCAAAGGAATAAAACACAGTTTACGTACGCGGTTATTTTATAACGACAATACCATTAGCAATAATCAAAGCAACAACAGTAAATTATTTTACGGCGAATACCAGTTTCAGCGTCAGTTTCCATGGATCAGCGATTTTAATTTTACGGCAGGAGTGGTGAGTACCTATGCGCATAGTAATGCTCAAATCTATTCCGGAGGAGGATCGCCGAAAAATTCACTAATTAATATTGCAGGGTATTCTCAATTCGATAAAAAAATGTGGAAGATTTTAAATCTATCCGCAGGATTCCGAATGGAATATTTCGAAATGAATAAAACGGAAAGTGTGGTTAAACCCATTTTCAGAGCGGGATTAAACCTGCGTGTAATGAAGGCCACATGGTTACGTTATTCCTACGGACAAGGATTCCGGTTTCCTACCATTACGGAACGATATATTTTATTAAACACCGGCACATTTGGTGTATTCCCCAATCCACATCTCAATCCCGAAACAAGTACGGCGTATGAAGTTGGAATAAAACAAGGGTTCAAATTCAAAAAATTCATGGGCTATTTCGATTTGGCCGGATTTCATCAGGAGTATCAAAACACCATTGAATATTTATTTGGATTATGGGATGTGACTGTTGCACCTGCAGGATTTAAATTTTTAAATACCGGTAATACCAGAGTACGAGGTATAGATATTTCCATGATGGGAAAAGCAGAAATAAAAAAAGATATTGAAATCACCTTTTTAGGTGGCTATACCTACGTTGTGCCTTTAGCCATGCAGAAAGATTACGTTTATGCCTACGATAATGCACCCGGAGGTGCACAGGCGCTAAGTTACAATACCACTTCCATGGATAGTACACAGGGAATTTTAAAATACCGTTTTCAGCACACTGCTAAAATTGATCTGGATTTAAAATGGAAAAAATTCAGTTGTGGATATAGCGCCAGGTTGTATTCGAGTATGAAAAATGTCGACAAAGCCCTTGAGACCTTAGAACTACTAACAGCTGCTCTACCCTATTATCAGGATATTTTAATTACCGATTACTGGAAAAATCACCAAGGTGCAAATCTTATTCACGACGCGCGAATCGGATACGAAATCACGAAGCAACATCGCATTTCCATTGTTGCGAATAATCTTTTGAATAAAAGTTATATGCTTCGTCCCATGAAAATTGAATCGCCACGAACGCTGGCTGTTCAGTGGATCTGGAAATGGTAA